In Nicotiana tabacum cultivar K326 chromosome 2, ASM71507v2, whole genome shotgun sequence, the following proteins share a genomic window:
- the LOC107813272 gene encoding putative 2' cyclic ADP-D-ribose synthase BdTIR, which translates to MQRALVGNLLQREIQISRNQITKKVIRSQLPCEVFINHRGNDTKRTISSLLYDHLTRLRIRSFLDNKNMKPGDKLFEKIDSAIKECKVGIAVFSPRYCDSYFCLHELALFVESKKKVIPIFCDVKPSELRAVNKANLPLRPEEIVRFNLALEEAKLTVGLDFDSNKGNWSDVVTKAADVVIESLIEIEDEQTRNQTTHIVF; encoded by the exons atgcagCGTGCACTAGTTGGGAACTTATTGCAACGCGAAATTCAAATAAGCAGAAACCAAATCACCAAAAAAGTGATTAGATCACAATTACCATGTGAAGTTTTCATTAACCACAGAGGAAATGACACAAAGAGAACGATATCTTCATTGCTATATGATCATCTTACACGTTTAAGGATTCGATCATTTTTAGACAACAAGAACATGAAGCCAGGTGATAAATTGTTTGAAAAAATTGACAGTGCGATAAAAGAATGCAAAGTTGGAATCGCTGTGTTTTCTCCACGTTATTGTGATTCTTACTTTTGTCTTCACGAATTGGCTCTCTTTGTCGAATCAAAGAAAAaggtgattcccatattttgtgaTGTTAAGCCTTCTGAGCTTCGTGCTGTGAATAAGGCAAATCTTCCACTTCGACCAGAAGAAATTGTGAGATTTAATTTGGCTCTTGAAGAGGCTAAACTAACCGTTGGACTTGATTTCGACTCTAACAAAGG GAATTGGTCGGATGTGGTGACAAAAGCTGCTGATGTTGTCATTGAGAGCTTGATAGAGATTGAGGACGAGCAAACCAGAAATCAGACTACTCATATCGTTTTCTGA